A single region of the Pararhodospirillum photometricum DSM 122 genome encodes:
- the cysC gene encoding adenylyl-sulfate kinase, giving the protein MRAGSPPSPSSPSLAARLAQREQRPLLRVLTCGSVDDGKSTLIGRLLHDAQALYDDQLAALRTDSARHGTTGPDHLDFALLVDGLAAEREQGITIDVAYRYFSTPRRRFILADTPGHPQYTRNMATAASTADVAVLLVDARLGLLAQTHRHAVLLSLMGLRHAVVAVNKMDLVGWDEAVFRRIADDARAFAARLDLPDLTCLPLSALTGANVTRPADEAPWHAGPSLLDHLETLAPLTDPVLGPFRFPVQGVSRPDAGFRGQTGLIVGGMVSVGDPLAVWPSGQTSRLARIVTADGDLESARAGQSVTLVLQDPVDVARGDVLTLARAPCPVSDQVSAHVVWMDPAPLLPGRPYLARIGTAETGAKVTALKHRLDVSTLTPLAARTLDMNEVGVCTLSFDRAVAFDPYRENRDMGGFILIDRLSNATVGCGMIDFPLRRAANIHWQPTRIDRTARAAAKGQKPAVLWFTGLSGSGKSTLADRVEQRLHGLGHHTMLLDGDNVRHGLNRDLGFTDADRVENIRRVAEVARLMTEAGLITLVSFISPFRAERQMARDLMDEGLFVEIFVDAPLAVCEARDPKGLYAKARAGLIPNFTGLGSPYEPPEAPDLRVATDQQDPDVLADEVIALLRARAMI; this is encoded by the coding sequence ATGCGCGCCGGCTCTCCCCCCTCCCCCTCTTCCCCCTCCCTTGCCGCGCGCCTGGCTCAACGGGAGCAACGGCCCTTGCTGCGGGTGCTGACCTGCGGCTCGGTCGATGACGGCAAATCGACCCTGATCGGCCGCCTGCTCCACGACGCCCAAGCCCTCTATGATGACCAACTGGCAGCCCTGCGCACGGACTCGGCCCGCCACGGCACCACCGGCCCCGACCACTTGGATTTCGCCTTGCTGGTGGACGGCCTCGCCGCCGAGCGCGAGCAGGGCATTACCATCGACGTCGCCTACCGCTATTTTTCCACGCCTCGGCGCCGTTTCATCCTGGCCGACACCCCGGGCCACCCGCAATACACCCGCAACATGGCCACGGCCGCCTCAACGGCCGACGTGGCGGTGTTGCTGGTGGACGCCCGCCTGGGCCTGCTGGCGCAAACCCATCGCCACGCCGTGCTGCTGTCGCTGATGGGCCTGCGCCACGCGGTGGTGGCGGTCAATAAGATGGATCTGGTGGGCTGGGACGAGGCGGTGTTCCGGCGCATTGCCGACGACGCCCGGGCTTTTGCCGCCCGCCTGGATCTGCCCGATCTCACCTGTTTGCCGCTGTCGGCCCTGACGGGGGCCAATGTGACCCGGCCGGCCGACGAAGCCCCCTGGCATGCCGGCCCCTCCTTGCTGGACCACCTGGAAACCCTGGCGCCGCTCACCGACCCGGTGCTGGGGCCGTTTCGCTTTCCCGTGCAAGGGGTCAGCCGACCCGATGCCGGGTTTCGCGGACAGACCGGCTTGATTGTTGGCGGCATGGTCTCGGTCGGGGACCCCCTGGCGGTGTGGCCCTCGGGACAAACCTCGCGACTGGCCCGCATCGTCACCGCCGACGGCGACTTGGAAAGCGCCCGCGCCGGGCAGTCGGTGACCTTGGTGTTGCAGGACCCGGTCGATGTGGCACGCGGCGATGTCCTGACCCTGGCCCGGGCACCGTGCCCGGTTAGCGATCAGGTGTCGGCCCATGTGGTGTGGATGGACCCGGCCCCGCTGTTGCCCGGCCGCCCCTACTTGGCGCGGATTGGCACCGCCGAGACCGGAGCCAAGGTGACGGCGCTCAAACACCGCCTGGACGTCTCAACCCTCACCCCATTGGCGGCCCGGACCTTGGACATGAACGAGGTCGGGGTGTGTACCTTGTCCTTTGACCGGGCAGTGGCCTTCGATCCCTACCGGGAAAACCGGGACATGGGCGGTTTCATCCTGATTGACCGCCTGAGCAATGCCACCGTGGGGTGTGGCATGATCGACTTCCCGCTGCGCCGCGCCGCCAATATCCACTGGCAGCCAACCCGCATTGATCGTACCGCCCGCGCCGCCGCCAAGGGACAGAAGCCGGCCGTACTGTGGTTCACCGGGCTGTCGGGCTCGGGCAAATCCACCTTGGCCGATCGGGTCGAACAGCGCTTGCATGGGCTGGGGCACCACACCATGTTGTTGGACGGTGACAATGTGCGCCATGGATTAAACCGGGATCTTGGCTTCACCGACGCCGATCGCGTGGAAAACATCCGTCGCGTGGCCGAGGTGGCCCGGCTGATGACCGAGGCCGGGCTGATCACCCTGGTGAGCTTCATTTCGCCTTTCCGAGCCGAGCGGCAGATGGCGCGGGATCTGATGGACGAGGGCCTGTTCGTGGAGATTTTTGTCGATGCCCCGCTGGCGGTCTGCGAGGCGCGCGATCCCAAGGGGCTCTATGCCAAGGCCCGCGCCGGGCTGATTCCCAACTTTACCGGCCTGGGCAGTCCTTACGAGCCGCCCGAGGCGCCGGACTTGCGGGTCGCGACGGATCAGCAGGATCCTGACGTGTTAGCCGACGAGGTGATTGCGTTGTTGCGGGCGCGGGCGATGATTTGA
- the cysD gene encoding sulfate adenylyltransferase subunit CysD — protein MPSLRQLEAESIHILREVVAQCRAPVLLYSIGKDSSVLLHLARKAFYPGRLPFPVLHVDTTWKFREMIAFRDDQARALDLDLIVHINEDGVRQGIGPVSHGGAVHTAVMKTEALKQALERHGFDAALGGARRDEEKSRAKERVFSFRTRTHAWEPRAQRPELWRLYNGHVAPGESLRVFPLSNWTELDVWLYIYQENIPVVPLYFARPRPVVKRDGAWILVDDERLPLQPGEIPQQRWVRFRTLGCYPLTGAIESHAETLEAVIEEMLATRTSERQGRLIDGEGGASMEAKKKEGYF, from the coding sequence CTGCCCTCCCTGCGCCAGCTTGAAGCCGAGAGCATCCACATCTTGCGCGAGGTGGTCGCTCAGTGTCGCGCACCGGTGTTGCTCTACTCCATCGGCAAGGACAGCTCGGTTCTGCTCCATCTGGCGCGCAAGGCGTTTTATCCGGGGCGTCTGCCGTTCCCGGTCTTGCATGTGGACACAACCTGGAAGTTTCGCGAGATGATCGCCTTTCGCGACGACCAGGCCCGGGCGCTCGATCTCGACTTGATCGTGCACATCAATGAAGACGGCGTGCGTCAGGGGATCGGGCCGGTCAGCCACGGCGGGGCGGTCCATACCGCCGTCATGAAAACCGAGGCGCTGAAGCAGGCCCTGGAGCGCCACGGCTTTGATGCCGCGTTGGGTGGCGCGCGGCGCGACGAGGAAAAGAGCCGGGCCAAGGAGCGGGTCTTTTCCTTTCGGACCCGCACCCACGCCTGGGAGCCGCGCGCCCAGCGCCCCGAGCTGTGGCGGCTGTACAATGGCCACGTCGCCCCGGGTGAGAGTCTGCGGGTATTCCCCTTGTCCAACTGGACCGAACTTGATGTCTGGTTGTACATTTATCAGGAAAACATTCCGGTGGTTCCTCTCTACTTCGCCCGGCCGCGGCCGGTGGTGAAGCGGGATGGGGCCTGGATCCTGGTTGATGACGAGCGCTTGCCGCTTCAGCCCGGCGAGATCCCGCAACAGCGCTGGGTTCGCTTTCGCACCCTGGGCTGCTACCCCCTGACCGGTGCCATTGAGAGCCACGCCGAGACCCTGGAAGCCGTGATCGAGGAAATGCTGGCCACCCGCACCAGCGAGCGCCAGGGCCGCTTGATCGACGGCGAGGGCGGCGCCTCAATGGAAGCCAAGAAAAAGGAGGGCTACTTCTGA
- a CDS encoding SCO family protein, with the protein MSQGRLAGLARRLGGAVFALLVLFGVAFAGRAFLLPGFDLGPQTGIGGPFTLVDGSGTTVTEKTYAGRFLLVFFGYTFCPDVCPTDLAILGRTLDLLPPEARGRVAPLFISVDPERDTPESVSQYAKAFHPALIGLTGTPEQVAAVTRAYRAQYQRVEAQNGGVYTIDHSAYTYLMGPDGRFLAHFEHATRPETMAAVLRKVMGLPAS; encoded by the coding sequence ATGTCTCAAGGCCGATTGGCCGGGCTGGCCCGGCGCCTGGGCGGCGCCGTTTTCGCCCTCCTTGTTTTGTTTGGCGTCGCGTTCGCGGGACGCGCCTTTTTGTTGCCCGGGTTCGACCTGGGGCCCCAGACCGGCATTGGCGGGCCCTTTACCCTGGTGGACGGGAGCGGGACCACCGTGACCGAAAAAACCTATGCCGGACGCTTCTTGCTGGTCTTCTTCGGGTACACCTTCTGCCCGGACGTGTGCCCGACTGATCTCGCCATTCTGGGGCGTACCTTGGACCTGCTGCCCCCTGAAGCCCGGGGCCGGGTGGCACCGCTGTTCATCTCGGTTGATCCCGAGCGCGACACCCCTGAAAGCGTGAGCCAGTATGCCAAGGCCTTTCACCCGGCCCTGATCGGCCTTACCGGCACCCCAGAGCAGGTGGCGGCAGTAACCCGAGCCTATCGGGCCCAGTATCAGCGGGTAGAAGCGCAAAACGGCGGGGTTTATACCATCGATCACTCGGCCTACACCTACCTGATGGGGCCCGACGGCCGGTTTCTTGCGCACTTCGAGCACGCCACACGGCCCGAGACCATGGCAGCCGTCCTGCGCAAGGTGATGGGATTGCCCGCATCGTGA
- a CDS encoding cobyrinate a,c-diamide synthase has translation MTPISRTPGLIIAAPASGSGKTTVTLGLLRALARRGVAVAGAKAGPDYIDPAFHAAASRRPCLTLDTWAMPGPLVRALAGSRPDLGLVIAEGVMGLFDGALGVGDPLADGSSAALAALTGWPVVLVVPAKGMSASAGALVAGFARHRPDVSLAGVIFNRVGSARHLEALTQAVVAAVPEGRVLGGLPHAPALTVPERHLGLVQAGEHPALDAYLEQAADLVERHLDLEGLAALARPLRDGESDAARLMWPPLGQTVAVARDDAFAFCYPALLEGWRAAGAEVVFFSPLADEAPPDSADAVYLPGGYPELHAGRLAAAATFLSGLRRAAARGARVYGECGGYMVLGRTLTDAEGKAHAMAGLLPVETSFKVRKRCLGYRVGRWLTDAGPGRPGQIFRGHEFHYASVTAEASVGRLVRLSDAAGTDLGAAGHFAGRVAGSFLHVVAGPFEVLRA, from the coding sequence GTGACGCCGATCTCCCGCACTCCCGGACTCATAATCGCCGCCCCGGCCTCGGGGTCGGGCAAAACCACCGTGACCTTGGGCCTCTTGCGGGCCCTCGCCCGGCGTGGCGTGGCCGTGGCCGGCGCCAAGGCCGGGCCGGATTACATCGACCCCGCCTTTCATGCCGCCGCCAGCCGGCGTCCCTGCCTGACCCTGGATACCTGGGCCATGCCGGGGCCGCTGGTCCGCGCCCTAGCCGGCAGCCGCCCCGACCTTGGCCTCGTGATCGCCGAGGGGGTCATGGGGCTGTTCGACGGGGCGCTGGGGGTCGGTGATCCCCTGGCCGATGGCTCGTCGGCCGCGCTGGCCGCGCTTACCGGCTGGCCCGTGGTCTTGGTGGTGCCGGCCAAGGGGATGAGCGCCAGCGCCGGCGCCCTGGTTGCCGGTTTTGCCCGGCATCGGCCCGACGTTTCGCTGGCGGGGGTGATCTTCAACCGGGTGGGCTCGGCGCGTCACCTGGAGGCGCTGACCCAGGCGGTTGTCGCAGCGGTCCCCGAGGGGCGTGTCCTCGGCGGGCTGCCCCACGCGCCGGCGCTTACGGTGCCGGAGCGCCATTTGGGGCTGGTTCAGGCCGGCGAGCATCCCGCTTTGGACGCCTATCTGGAGCAGGCCGCCGACCTTGTGGAACGCCATCTCGATCTCGAAGGACTGGCCGCCCTGGCCCGCCCCTTGCGCGATGGCGAAAGCGATGCGGCCCGCCTGATGTGGCCGCCGCTGGGACAAACCGTGGCCGTGGCGCGCGACGATGCCTTTGCCTTTTGTTACCCGGCCTTGCTGGAGGGGTGGCGCGCCGCCGGGGCGGAGGTGGTGTTTTTCTCACCCCTGGCCGACGAGGCCCCCCCGGACAGCGCCGATGCGGTCTATCTGCCGGGGGGCTACCCGGAACTACACGCCGGGCGGCTCGCCGCCGCCGCCACCTTCCTCAGCGGCCTGCGCCGCGCCGCCGCGCGGGGGGCCCGGGTTTATGGCGAGTGCGGGGGCTATATGGTGCTGGGCCGCACCCTGACCGACGCCGAGGGCAAGGCCCACGCCATGGCGGGTCTGTTGCCGGTCGAGACCAGTTTTAAGGTGCGCAAGCGGTGCTTGGGCTATCGGGTCGGACGCTGGCTGACCGACGCTGGACCGGGGCGGCCCGGGCAGATCTTTCGCGGGCACGAGTTCCATTATGCCAGCGTGACCGCCGAGGCCTCGGTCGGCCGCTTGGTGCGCCTGAGCGATGCGGCCGGAACCGACCTGGGGGCGGCGGGACACTTTGCCGGGCGGGTGGCCGGGAGTTTTCTCCATGTGGTCGCCGGACCGTTCGAGGTCTTGCGGGCGTGA
- a CDS encoding phasin family protein, protein MLKTYEDLLKFSKDNLNAAVAFNTTLTKGLEDLYRENVGFAGKALETAVEAGKEIAAAKSPVDVASVQTKVARETVEALVAQSRKVTELTSEALKAALEPVNARAKEAMTLFAVKAA, encoded by the coding sequence ATGTTGAAGACCTATGAAGATCTGCTGAAGTTCAGCAAGGACAATCTTAACGCTGCCGTTGCCTTTAACACTACCCTGACCAAGGGTCTGGAAGACCTGTACCGCGAGAACGTCGGCTTTGCCGGCAAGGCCCTGGAGACCGCCGTTGAGGCCGGCAAGGAAATCGCCGCCGCCAAGTCTCCGGTGGATGTGGCCAGCGTGCAGACCAAGGTGGCCCGCGAGACGGTCGAGGCCCTTGTTGCTCAGTCGCGTAAGGTCACCGAGCTGACCTCCGAGGCCCTGAAGGCCGCGCTAGAGCCGGTGAACGCCCGCGCCAAGGAAGCGATGACCCTGTTTGCCGTCAAGGCCGCGTGA
- a CDS encoding branched-chain amino acid aminotransferase: MAGHGTAHGRQRTLVCVDGDWQEGNPALLGPTTHGVWMASTVFDGARYFDGMAPDLLPHCERLTQSARLMGLEPCLTGAEIAELAWEGIRRFQSRFEADADLYICPMVYGETGFILPDAESARLVLSIWEAPLPAPDGFSACLTPFRRPARDQAPTGAKASCLYPNVGRGLRWARERGFDTGVVLDPAGNVAEFSYTNLFFARGSQVISPVPNGTFLNGLTRQRVIRLLRDAGVDVVERAVEFAELRDADEIFATGNYFKVGPCRRLEDRDLPQGPWYRKARDLYWAFARDTALTPAS, translated from the coding sequence ATGGCAGGTCATGGCACCGCACACGGGCGGCAACGGACCCTGGTATGCGTGGACGGCGACTGGCAGGAAGGCAACCCAGCTCTGCTTGGCCCCACCACTCACGGCGTATGGATGGCCTCTACCGTCTTTGATGGCGCCCGCTATTTCGACGGGATGGCTCCCGACCTTTTGCCCCATTGCGAGCGCCTGACCCAGTCGGCTCGGCTCATGGGGTTGGAGCCCTGCCTGACCGGCGCCGAGATCGCTGAACTGGCCTGGGAGGGCATCCGCCGCTTTCAGAGCCGTTTTGAGGCCGACGCCGATCTCTATATCTGCCCCATGGTGTATGGCGAGACCGGCTTTATCTTGCCCGACGCCGAGAGTGCCCGACTCGTGCTCTCAATCTGGGAGGCTCCCCTGCCCGCCCCAGACGGCTTCTCGGCGTGCCTGACCCCCTTCCGGCGTCCTGCCCGCGACCAAGCCCCCACCGGCGCCAAGGCCAGTTGCTTGTATCCCAACGTGGGGCGGGGCTTGCGCTGGGCGCGCGAGCGGGGGTTCGATACCGGGGTCGTGCTCGATCCCGCCGGGAACGTTGCCGAATTCAGCTACACGAATCTGTTCTTTGCTCGGGGCTCCCAGGTGATCAGCCCGGTGCCCAACGGCACGTTCCTAAACGGCCTGACCCGCCAGCGGGTCATCCGCCTGCTGCGTGACGCGGGGGTGGATGTGGTCGAGCGCGCCGTGGAGTTTGCCGAACTGCGCGATGCCGACGAAATTTTTGCCACCGGCAACTATTTCAAGGTCGGCCCCTGCCGCCGCCTGGAGGATCGCGACTTGCCCCAGGGCCCCTGGTATCGCAAAGCGCGTGACCTCTACTGGGCGTTTGCCCGCGACACCGCTCTGACACCGGCGAGCTGA
- a CDS encoding PAS domain-containing sensor histidine kinase → MYPYDFVLDLAVWAALAPLIGLALVVVGVGGLAWHWRQAWLAVQEERQGVEGQVEILRETLVTSADGYMMWTVGDDFVCSRRLAVLLRLAGGETSTFEDVLSGFTAPHAEALRRAIAGLRDTGVGFVLDLERETSGRWLRTVGVAATGQDGRTVADVVWMRDVTDEARVSGELEQRVASLQAERDRLRAVLDTLPTPVWTRDDSLTIQDCNWAFARALDQPEDDEVPAQRRELATGGAGQEMRALAARSRAAGEACRARFHAILEGERRLLDITETPVTQGPLAGFTVGLAQDITPIEEVESRLEREIEAHAEVLERLGSAIALFGIDTRLRFHNAAFAQLWGLEAAWLAAGPGYGDFLERLRENRRLPEVADFPAFKAGELGFFTKLLRPREDILHLPDGATLRRVVAPHPLGGLIATFEDVTDSLALERSYNQLTAVLRETLDHLHEAVAVFGANGRLRLFNPTFVNLLDLQDSLGEPLAADLVTRLDPSMRPGPQWETFRRRLAARSEGRGPRTGQLVRMDGRHLDYATVPLPDGGLLLSILDVTDRVRVEQALRERTEALRAADRMKSAFIENISYELRSPLGVLSGLAGALADPTHDGVGESARETVGRIVEGIGQLSRLVEEISGLVSIEAGNLSLDLDAFDVPALLSAVLALGREAARRRGVTLSEDCPADIGWMVGDATRVKQILYHLMSTALTSTGPGGAVVLAARRDSANARDWMVFTVADTGGAVEGLGSTVPGEGLGLALVHRFAELHGGSLAIEGDPQNGTTATVRLPVGG, encoded by the coding sequence ATGTATCCCTATGATTTTGTTCTCGACCTTGCCGTTTGGGCCGCGTTGGCGCCTTTGATCGGCTTGGCCCTTGTCGTGGTGGGGGTCGGAGGGCTGGCGTGGCACTGGCGCCAGGCGTGGCTTGCCGTCCAAGAAGAGCGCCAGGGGGTCGAGGGTCAGGTGGAAATCCTGCGCGAAACCCTCGTCACCAGTGCCGACGGCTACATGATGTGGACCGTCGGGGACGATTTTGTCTGTTCGCGCCGTTTGGCCGTCTTGCTGCGCTTGGCGGGGGGCGAGACCTCCACGTTCGAGGATGTGCTGTCGGGCTTCACGGCCCCCCATGCCGAGGCCTTGCGCCGCGCCATCGCCGGCCTGCGCGACACCGGCGTGGGCTTCGTGCTGGACCTGGAGCGCGAGACCAGCGGCCGATGGTTGCGCACCGTCGGCGTCGCCGCCACCGGCCAGGATGGCCGAACCGTGGCCGACGTGGTGTGGATGCGTGATGTCACGGATGAAGCCCGGGTGAGTGGCGAGTTGGAACAGCGCGTGGCGTCGTTGCAAGCCGAACGCGATCGCCTGCGCGCCGTTCTCGACACCTTGCCCACCCCGGTGTGGACCCGGGACGACAGCCTGACCATCCAAGACTGCAACTGGGCTTTTGCCCGGGCCCTCGATCAGCCCGAAGACGACGAGGTCCCCGCCCAGCGCCGCGAACTGGCAACGGGGGGAGCGGGCCAAGAAATGCGGGCCCTGGCCGCGCGCAGCCGGGCGGCGGGGGAAGCCTGCCGGGCGCGGTTTCACGCCATTTTGGAGGGCGAGCGTCGGCTGCTCGACATCACCGAGACACCGGTGACCCAAGGACCGCTGGCTGGCTTTACCGTGGGGCTGGCCCAGGACATCACCCCCATCGAGGAGGTGGAAAGCCGCCTGGAACGCGAGATCGAGGCCCACGCCGAGGTCTTGGAGCGTTTGGGCTCGGCCATTGCCCTGTTCGGGATCGACACCCGCCTGCGCTTCCACAACGCGGCCTTTGCCCAACTGTGGGGGCTGGAGGCGGCGTGGCTGGCCGCCGGCCCCGGCTATGGCGACTTTCTGGAGCGCCTGCGCGAGAACCGGCGCCTGCCCGAGGTGGCCGACTTTCCCGCCTTCAAGGCCGGGGAACTGGGCTTTTTCACCAAGCTCTTGCGCCCGCGCGAAGATATTTTGCACCTGCCCGATGGCGCCACCTTGCGCCGGGTGGTGGCGCCCCACCCCCTGGGCGGCCTGATCGCCACCTTCGAGGACGTGACCGACTCTTTGGCCCTGGAGCGCTCTTACAACCAGTTGACCGCGGTGTTGCGCGAAACCCTCGATCATCTGCACGAGGCTGTTGCCGTGTTCGGGGCCAATGGCCGGTTGCGGCTGTTCAACCCGACCTTTGTCAACCTCCTCGACTTGCAAGACTCCTTGGGCGAGCCGCTGGCCGCCGACCTCGTGACCCGGCTTGACCCCTCCATGCGGCCGGGCCCCCAGTGGGAGACCTTCCGGCGCCGACTGGCGGCACGCAGCGAGGGCCGGGGGCCACGCACCGGCCAACTCGTGCGGATGGATGGCCGCCACCTTGACTATGCCACCGTCCCTCTGCCCGATGGCGGCCTGCTCCTGTCCATCTTGGATGTCACCGACCGAGTGCGGGTCGAGCAAGCCCTGCGCGAACGCACCGAGGCCCTGCGCGCCGCCGACCGCATGAAGAGCGCTTTTATCGAGAACATTTCCTATGAACTGCGCTCGCCGCTCGGGGTGCTGTCCGGGCTGGCCGGTGCGCTGGCCGATCCGACCCACGACGGCGTGGGCGAGAGCGCGCGTGAAACGGTGGGACGGATCGTCGAGGGCATTGGCCAGCTCTCGCGCCTTGTCGAGGAGATCAGCGGTCTGGTCAGCATCGAGGCGGGGAACCTGTCCTTGGATCTTGATGCCTTCGATGTCCCGGCCTTGCTCTCGGCGGTGCTGGCCCTGGGCCGCGAGGCGGCGCGTCGGCGAGGCGTCACCTTGAGCGAGGATTGTCCCGCCGACATCGGCTGGATGGTGGGGGATGCGACCCGGGTCAAACAGATCCTCTATCACCTGATGTCCACAGCCCTCACCAGCACGGGGCCCGGCGGCGCGGTGGTGCTGGCGGCGCGGCGTGACAGCGCCAACGCCCGGGATTGGATGGTTTTTACCGTGGCCGACACCGGGGGCGCGGTCGAGGGCCTTGGCAGCACGGTGCCCGGCGAAGGCCTGGGGCTCGCTTTGGTGCACCGCTTCGCCGAACTGCACGGCGGCTCCCTGGCGATCGAGGGCGACCCCCAAAACGGAACCACCGCCACCGTGCGCCTCCCCGTCGGCGGCTAA
- the queA gene encoding tRNA preQ1(34) S-adenosylmethionine ribosyltransferase-isomerase QueA → MRVDLFDFDLPRERIAVRPAEPREAARLLRVGPGAALQDLSVRDFPALLAPGDLLVLNDTRVIPARLKGRVGAGGVEVTLHFQEALDCWRCFAKPARKLTPGREILFAEDFRAVVESRGEGGEAVLRFNVAGAALMAALEAHGRLPLPPYMGREDDARDRTDYQTVYARVDGAVAAPTAGLHLTPALLDALAARGIGRVAVTLHVGAGTFLPVTADDTNDHRMHAERGVLTPEVAATINATRAAGGKIVAVGTTALRLLESAADDSGIVHPFDEATRLFLVPGARFKVVDRLLTNFHLPRSTLFMLVSAFAGLETMHAAYAHAIAAGYRFYSYGDTSLLSRAVAGSAAD, encoded by the coding sequence ATGAGAGTGGATTTATTTGATTTCGATCTCCCGCGCGAGCGGATCGCCGTGCGTCCGGCCGAGCCGCGCGAGGCGGCCCGCTTGTTGCGGGTGGGGCCCGGTGCGGCGCTGCAAGACCTGAGCGTGCGTGATTTCCCCGCGTTGTTGGCGCCGGGCGACCTCTTGGTGCTCAACGACACCCGGGTGATTCCGGCGCGGCTCAAGGGCCGGGTCGGGGCCGGGGGCGTCGAGGTGACCTTGCACTTTCAAGAAGCCCTGGACTGCTGGCGCTGCTTTGCCAAGCCGGCACGCAAGCTGACGCCGGGGCGGGAGATTCTCTTCGCCGAGGACTTTCGCGCCGTGGTCGAGTCCCGGGGCGAGGGCGGCGAGGCGGTGTTGCGGTTTAACGTGGCCGGTGCGGCCTTGATGGCGGCGCTGGAGGCCCATGGCCGCCTGCCCCTGCCCCCCTACATGGGCCGCGAGGACGACGCGCGCGATCGGACCGATTATCAGACCGTCTATGCCCGGGTGGATGGCGCGGTCGCCGCCCCCACGGCCGGCTTGCACCTGACCCCGGCCCTGCTCGATGCCCTGGCGGCGCGCGGCATCGGCCGGGTGGCGGTGACCTTGCACGTGGGGGCCGGGACCTTTTTGCCGGTTACTGCCGACGACACCAACGACCACCGCATGCACGCCGAGCGCGGTGTCCTGACCCCCGAGGTGGCGGCGACCATCAATGCCACCCGTGCGGCCGGCGGGAAGATCGTGGCGGTCGGCACCACCGCCTTGCGTCTGCTGGAAAGCGCCGCCGACGATAGCGGCATCGTCCATCCGTTCGACGAGGCCACCCGCTTGTTTTTGGTGCCGGGTGCCCGCTTCAAGGTGGTGGATCGTTTATTGACCAACTTCCACCTGCCGCGCTCGACCCTGTTCATGCTGGTGTCGGCCTTTGCCGGGCTGGAGACCATGCACGCGGCCTATGCCCATGCCATCGCCGCCGGCTATCGGTTTTATTCGTATGGGGATACCAGCTTGCTCAGTCGGGCGGTCGCGGGCTCGGCGGCAGACTGA
- a CDS encoding cyclic nucleotide-binding domain-containing protein, translating to MADDTDLRETLDHHPFLRGLEPTLIDRLADLAHEGQFAAGETLLSEGRLAERFFLVLDGTITLGVAQGSDKLRVIEVVREGDALGWSWLIPPYHWTFEARTRTPVRALVIDAVTLRERMRHDHQLAHALMDRILPVMAARLRAARLEVLACETNHAPS from the coding sequence ATGGCCGACGATACCGATCTTCGCGAAACCCTGGACCACCACCCGTTCTTGCGGGGACTTGAGCCGACCTTGATCGATCGCTTGGCCGATCTGGCCCACGAGGGACAGTTTGCTGCCGGCGAAACCCTGTTGAGCGAGGGCCGCCTCGCCGAGCGCTTCTTTCTCGTCTTGGATGGCACCATCACCTTGGGGGTTGCCCAGGGCAGCGACAAGCTGAGGGTCATTGAGGTGGTGCGCGAGGGCGATGCCCTGGGCTGGTCCTGGCTGATCCCGCCCTATCATTGGACCTTCGAGGCCCGCACCCGCACCCCCGTGCGCGCCCTGGTCATTGATGCCGTCACGTTGCGTGAACGCATGCGCCACGACCACCAGTTGGCCCACGCCTTGATGGACCGCATCTTGCCCGTCATGGCCGCCCGCTTACGCGCCGCCCGCCTCGAAGTCCTGGCCTGCGAAACCAACCACGCCCCTTCCTGA